CGGATCCTCAATGGTTATTATGTTTTCTTTTCTTGTGGAGTTTATCTTTTTGATTATTGATGCCAATGTAGTGGATTTACCCGAACCTGTAGGACCTGTAACGAGTACCAGACCGTTTTTCTGTGTGGTAATATCAAACACTGCTTTCGGCAGATTAAGTTTTTCAATGTCGGGAGCTTCGGTTTCAATTTTCCTCAATACCATAGCAGGACCGCGTAAAGTCATATATGCGTTTACCCTGAACCTCATGCCGCCACCTTCTATCGCAAGGTCGATATCACGCATTTTCTGAAAATGTTCTTTTTGATCCTCGTCTAAAATCGACTCTATAAACGCACCTATTTTCTTGTCGGTAATGAAATCATTCCTCTGTACCTCTATAGAGCCGTGCTGACGGATTGCTATAGGCTCATTTGAATGAATATGGATATCCGATAATTTGAAATTGGTTGCGTAATGCACTATTTTGTCAAGCATTCCATCGGGTACGGGAGGTTTTGAATCTTCAACTTTAGTATTTTCCGCAGGCTTTTGTTCGGGTGTCGTCGGTGCTTGTTGTTGCACCGGTGCAGTTGTGGGAGTCGTAGCCGCAGGAGGTGGAGTAGGACTTTTAGGAGCGACCGTTGCAGGTTGTGGTGTGGCAGCAGGCGTAGCATTCGGCATTGCCTGACCGTTGGCACTACCGTTAGGCGGTGTCGGGGTGGCTGAATTTGTAGCTGCTTGCGGTTGTTGCCCTTGCTGACCTTGTCCTGACGGCATCATTTGAGGTGTCTGTTCCTGCATAATCTCTCTCCCTACCTGATTATAGTATTTCTACTTTTCAATAATCATGCGTTGACCTTCGACTCATGTATGTTTTATACACATCGTCTCGGTCGCCTATGATTCTTAAAAAGTTTAAACACTATATTTTAATATTAAAACAATGGTTTAACTAACGTTGCCTCCATCATGATAATTGTATCACATTAAGGTTAAGAAAGAGTTAATATATTTATCGAACGTTCTCCGTCATGCTATGGCTTGACCATAATATCCAAGCCATATAATTTAGATTCCGTATCAAGTGCAAAATGACGTAGTATGTAGTATTGTTTAGTAAAACAAATTATAGTGGAATCTACATTCTAAAAAGTTAGGAAGCTCAAATACCAGTTTATTAAATCCTCACCCCATATAAGGGTTATTATTCCCGCTATAGAAAGTGAAGGACCAAAAGGTGAGGGGGCGGAAAGCTTGTTATTTGCAAATTTAGCCAGCCCCAAAGCTACGAATATTCCCAAAAATGATGATGCAAACACAATAAAAGGTAAGTATTGATAGCCGACCCACGCTCCCAATGCCGAAAGTAATTTAAAGTCGCCCTGACCCATACCATCCTTTTTCCTTATCAGCCTGAATGTGGTATTAATCAGCCAAAGTGACCAGTACCCCGCTACCGCTCCTATTAATGACTCTTTAAAGCTTGTGAATATTTCGAAATATCCCTGTATCAGACCCAACACAATAAGCGGCTTGGTTATAATGTCGGGGAGATATTGCGTTTTCGCATCGACAAATGTAAGCACAATAAGGCTGTAAACAAGTATAAGTGCCGATATCGCCTCTTTAGTTACGCCATAATGCAAAATCATGAAAACCGTAGAGGATACCGTTACAATGTCTAGTAATAAATAAAATATGAAAAACTGCTTATTCCCCTCCTTCATCTGTTTTAGTACAAAATTCAGATAGGTTTTGAAAATATTACTTTTGCTCTTGGTTTTCTTGCCGCGTTCTTCTTCGTCTATTATTCTGCATATCTCATATACGATAAAACATAATATATCGCCTATGACTAATCCGACTAAAATTGACATTATAATTGTTACAAACATATTTTTACCTAAAAAAGTTTACATTTATTTTTAATCTTATTGATTTATTATATCAATCAAAAAAGCTGTTATTTAATTAAACTTTTGATATAGTTGTATTTTTCTTTGGTGCGTGTGGTTAACAAATAGTTAACTGATTATGGCGTGTTAATAACTTGTTAACTATTATTTAACTAACTCTTAAGTTGAAGTGTGATATAAATATAACTATAGGCGGAATATAAAATGGTTTTTTACGGATTATTTGTATTTTGTTTTAATTGAAGTTAAATAGCAAAAAATATTTTTAAAATAAATGTTTATTTAAATTGCTCTTTAGTTTCATTAAGGTTATTAATTTCCATTAAGGGTTGAAATATGCCTAAGAATTGAAATTAAAAGTATTTTTTGTAATTTAAGTTTATTGGAGTTCTATCATGAATAATTTAACTCAAAAAGGTCAAAAAGGTTTTACACTTATTGAATTGTTAATCGTTGTGGCGATTCTCGGTATATTGGCGGCTGTTGCGATTCCTCAATATCAGGGTTATCAGCAACAAGCTAAAATCAATGCTGTAAAATCATCTCATAAGTCGGTTGTAAGCTTGCTTTCGGGTTCGGTTACTAACTGTTCTACAGGTGCTGCAACAGTAACTATGGGTACTACGCCTGTTACTTGTAATACTGCAACTTCAGCTACTTTCACAGCTGCCGCTGCCGGTTATTTTAATACTCAAAAAGGTTTGAAAAACCCTTATGACCAATCACTTGGCGGTGTTACCGATGGTGCGGCAGGTGCCGTAGTAGGTGCTATCTACATGGACGGTGCTACTTCTGCTACACAAATCACCGTTACTTCAAACGTTGACTTAAACAATGATGGTGACGCAGCTGATACTGATGAAACTATTAGTGATCTAATCGTTTTAGAGTAATAGTATAGTCTTGATGAAAAAGGGGGGGATTTTCCTCCCTTTTTTGTGCATTGTAGGAAAATATAGGGGGTGTTATGCAAAAAGGATTTACATTAATAGAGTTATTAATAACAGTTGCTATCTTAGGCATACTTTCAGCCATAGCAGTTCCTCAATATCAGGGCTATGTTTCAAATTCCAGAGCGGTAGCGGCTCAGAACAACCTTCGTAATATTTATCTGCAACAACAGGAATATTTTACCGATAATAATATTTATTATGCAACCGGAGCAGGGTGTGCCGATGCATCTGCAACAATAAATACGAACCTGTTTAACGGTGATAATGTTTTAACGAATGATTTTTATAATTATTGTATAAACCAGACTACTACTACCGATTTTACGGCAAGGGCGCAGTTAGTAACCGATGTTACTACGGAATTTACAATAACAAATACTAATGCTACGAATTTTTAAAGTTTAGTGTGGAGATAAAAATAGTGACAGGTGAGAAAAAATTATCAATCTTATTAGTAGAAGATAACGGAATGTTTCTAAACATAGCTGAGGAAATGCTAAAAGGGCATAAAGTTATTGCAGCAGAAACCGCACAGAAAGGTGTCGATGCTTATAAAAAAGAAAATCCCGATATAACTTTTCTTGATATAGCCCTTCCTGACGGTAACGGTCATGATATATTGAAAAAAATAAAGACAATGAATGAAGATGCATATGTTGTAATGATGACGGCAAGCAGGCTGAAAGATGATGTTCTAAAGTCTATGGGAGAAGGTGCCGAGGGCTATATTACAAAGCCGTTTTCAGAAGGAATGGTGAAGCAATGTATAAAAGAATATCACGAATATAAACAGAAAAAATCAAATGCCGTTTAAATTTAAGTAAAATAATTATTAAAGGGGGCATTGTTAACAATAGCTTTTTAGGACAAATATATGCATGTTTGCAAATCTGAAAGACCAAAGTCTGAGAAAGGCTTTACACTCATTGAACTATCTATTGTTATAGTAATTATTGGACTAATCGTTGCAGGTGTTATAGGTGGACAGGCTTTGGTTGAACAGGCTAAAATTAGATCACAAATATCGGAATTTCAGAAATATAGCGTTGCATACAATACTTTTAAAATAGAGTATAATGCAATTCTAGGTGATTTTAATAGAGCATCACAATATTGGACTGGTGCGTTTGACGGAGATGGGAATGAAGCAATATCAGTCAATGCTGATAATATGGGAGCTTCATTGCCTAACGAAAGCCTAAGCTTTTTTACACACTTATAATTGGCTGAAATGATACCGGAAAGTTTTAATGGCTCTTGGGGGCTTGGTACCGGTTTTCCAGAGTTAAAGATAAGTCATAATATGGGTATGGGAGTTGCTCAATTCATACAAGGTAATTTTTTTAGTGGTTTGCAACTGGGTTCTATCACCTCTACTAAAAGATACAAAGCTTTTTTAGCATTGAACATAAGCAATCCTAGTACAAATTCATCTGGTTATAATGACCCAATTGGAA
This DNA window, taken from Alphaproteobacteria bacterium CG11_big_fil_rev_8_21_14_0_20_39_49, encodes the following:
- a CDS encoding pilus assembly protein — translated: MNNLTQKGQKGFTLIELLIVVAILGILAAVAIPQYQGYQQQAKINAVKSSHKSVVSLLSGSVTNCSTGAATVTMGTTPVTCNTATSATFTAAAAGYFNTQKGLKNPYDQSLGGVTDGAAGAVVGAIYMDGATSATQITVTSNVDLNNDGDAADTDETISDLIVLE
- a CDS encoding two-component system response regulator, translated to MEIKIVTGEKKLSILLVEDNGMFLNIAEEMLKGHKVIAAETAQKGVDAYKKENPDITFLDIALPDGNGHDILKKIKTMNEDAYVVMMTASRLKDDVLKSMGEGAEGYITKPFSEGMVKQCIKEYHEYKQKKSNAV